The nucleotide window AGTCAACCTAATCATCCTTTATACCAAATTATGAAGGTTAATTCTGCTGATGATTTATTGTTAAAAACCTTTAAAGCAGTAGATCGAGCCATTGAAGAAATTATTTCCCAAGTTTCTGATGATACCGATATTGTTGTTTTTGCGACTCACGGGATGGATATTAATGTTATGGACTTACCTAGCATGGTGTTCTTACCTGAGTTTTTATATCGGGTCAATTTTCCGACAAAAGTGGGACTCGCCGGAGGTTCAATTAAAAAACCACCCGGAAAACCTATTACTCAAGGTCGAGTTAAACGAGGCCCAATAGGAACTCTTTGGAGCTTAAAACATGATTCTCATCCTTTAAAACGGTTTTTGAGACGGAATCTCCCGACGAAGGTGTTTAACGCGCTCATGCCTTTTTCCTCCCAATCTCCTGACTTAATTTCTCCCTTTAAATTACAGGCAGAGTCGAACCCATTATTTTATCAGCCGGCGGTCTGGTATCAACCTTTTTGGTCTCAAATGAAAGCCTTTGCTTTGCCCAGTTTTTCCGAGGGATATATTCGTATTAATTTACAGGGAAGAGAGCCACAGGGAATAGTTTCACCATCAGAATATGATGAGTTTTGTGAGCAATTAAGCCAACAACTTTTGAAACTTATAGATCGACGAACAGGCCAACCGATGGTTAAAGATATCATTCGCACCAGAGGTTCTGCCCTTGATAATCATTCCAAGTTACCGGATGCAGATTTAGTGGTGATTTGGCAAGAAAATTCGGTCGCTGATGTAGTAGATAGTCCGGATTATGGACGTATTGGGCCTGTTCCTTATTTCCGCACTGGCAGCCACCGTTCCCGAGGCTTTTTCTTAGCTAAAGGAGCAACAATTCCTCCCAACTCTACATTACCTGATGGTCATACTTTAGACCTTGCCCCGACGATTTTAAATCTCATGGGAGCAACTATTCCTGATTACTTGGACGGAAAATCTCTCATTAAGATTAACACCCCTTCCTTACAGTATTAAACCTAAAAATAGTTTAACTGTTAACCGTTAATTAGAGGTAAAAAATGACTGAATCTTTACGAATTCCCCATTCTTCATCCCGGAAAAAATTCAATTGGGGAAGTTGGAAAAATTATTTATTACTGACTGTAATTTTTAATACAGCCCTTTGGAGTTTATCTCTCACTTATAAAAGAGTTGCAGAACCGGTTTATGCGAGTGACTGGAGTGTCACCTTACCGGGGTTAGGCTCAACTACAGCCGTACAGTTACCCAACATTGGGCAAACTTCTACTCAAATACAATCGCCATTTAATAATTATTTTGAACCGAGAGAAACTTACAAATATATTGCTTTAAGTCGTCCCGTTTTGTTAGCAGCAGCCAATCAAGTCGGTCTATCTTTAAAAGAATTTGGAAAGCCCGATATTAAAATCGTAGATAATACTACCCTCATCAGCTTTAATGTTGAGGGAACAAGTCCTGAAGAGGCTCAAAATAAAGCGATCGCCTTATACCAAGCGTTTGAAAAAAGACTTCAAGAATTAAGACTGCAAGAAGCGGGGCTACAAAATTCCCAGTTAGAATCTGAATTAGACTCCGCACGCAGAAAACTCCAAGACGCTCAACAAAAACTCTCTCGTTATAAAGCTCGTTCAGGTTTTAGTTCTTTTGAACAAATCACTCAACTTTCTACCAATATTGAACAATTACGACGAGAACGAGCCGTAATTTTGGCACAAAAACAACAGTCTGAGACGAACTTTAATGAATTGTCTACTACTTTAAGTTTTTCAACTCAACAAGCGACAGAAGCTTTCACGCTTCAATCAGATCCTTCTTTCCAAGAACTTTTAACGGACTACGGAGAATCAAATACCGCGTTAGTGAATTTAAATTCTAGATATACCCCTAACCATCCGGCGGTGATTGATGAACAAGCTCGACTAGATTTTATTCAAAATGCTCTATTGAGTCGCGCCCAATCTTTACTCAAAAAATCTGTTTCACTGAGTTACATAGAAGGTCTGAGTGTTAACAACAGTCAACCGCGACAACAGTTAACTCAAGAGTTAATTTCAACTAAGGTAGAAAAACAGGGACTTGCATCTAGAGCGCAAGAAATTGAGCGACAAACTGTTGCCCTGGAACAAAAACTGAAAGAACTCGCTAAACATCAACTTGTTGTTGAAGATCTTCAAAGAGATGTGAAAATCGCTGAGGCAGTTTTTTCATCTACTATTACTAAATTAGATTTAGGGAAAACTCAAAATTTTGGCTCTTATCCTCCTACTCAAATGATCTCAGAACCTAGCTTATCTTCCAATCCAGCTTGGCCTAATCCCACACTAATTTTAATTGGTACGATCGGAGGTTCTTTCTTGATCACCAGTGGGTTATTTTTATTAGGATTACGAGATCATTTATCCCGATCAAATTCTCAGAAAATTAATCAGTCTTTAGCTTAAAAAAAGAGCATCTTGATTGTGATAATTATGAGGAACTTAAGCAGGGTGGCACAAGGTCAATAAGCTGTTACGCACTTAAATTATTGATTGAGGGGTGGGGAGTGTGGGAAGAAGAATAAAAATTAATTGTAGATCTTTTATTTAACAGATTAATAAAAGAATAACTCTCTACTTAATCATTTATAAAGGTTTAAAATCATGATGAAATTTATTATTTTTAGAAACCCTCAACAATGGATTTTAGCCTTATTATTTTTGCTAACCATCTTAGCCTCAAAAAGTCTTTCAGCCCCTCCCGATCAACCGATAAATCCCTGGACTCTCAGAAATATGATGGGTCGAGGAGTAAATATGAAAGCCGCTTTAGGAGGTAAACACAATTGGTGGATTAAATATAATCCGAAACATGGAGAAGCGATTCAAAAAGCTGGATTTAATTCTGTCCGAGTCTGGTTTTTTTGGGCAGGACTTAACAGTGGTTCTCCTGACTATACCCTTTCTCCGGCTGCTTTGGAAGATATGGAAAATATCATTAATGATTTATTAAATCGTAATTTAGTAGTGGTATTAGTTCCAATGGAATTGGGAAATTATGGAGAGAAGAATTTAACCACTAACCCATCTGCTCATAAAGCAAAATATTTGAGTATTTGGAAACAACTGGCAGACCGTTTTCGCAATCATTCTCATCGGTTAGTGTTTGATTTATTTAACGAACCTCATGGAGAACTCGGCAAAAAAGAACTCAATGACTGGCATGAAAGTGTAGTTCCCATTATCCGAAAAACTAATCCAACTCGTGTATTAATCTTCAATGGTGATGATTGGGGAACAGCAAGCACTCTTAAAAATATCATTATTCCGCCAGAAGCAGGTCAGTATGTTATGGGCGACTTTCATTATTACTGGCCTATGGGATTTACTCATCATGGAAATCAAGCATGGACGGGAACAGTTGAGCAAAAAAATAGAGTTCGAGTAGAATTTAACAAGGCAGTAGCTTGGTCAAAAAAGTATGATATTCCTGTTGTTTGTACCGAATGGGGATCTAACAATATTCGGTCTCTTTCAGAGCGAGAAGCTTATCATCTTTTCATTCGGGATGAGCTTCTTGTAAGAGGTTTTTCTTATCAGCAATATGCTTTCAGTGATGGTCAATTCAAAATGTATGATGGATTTAAACATCAATGGGTTTATCCTACTCTTCGTGATATTGCTGTAGCGGGGGATGCTTCTTGGGAAGTTTCCGCCTCAAAACCCGATCATCGGCCTAAGTGGAAACAATATCTTGCTAATTTGAGATTTGATTTTCTGTTCAAATATCTTTTTTTCTAGAAACTTATTTTGATCATTCTATTGACTTATAATTGATATGCCAAAAATCTCTGTCATTGTTCCTACTTATAACGCTGAGTCAACTATTTTAGAAACAGTTAACTCGGTTTTAAACCAAACCTTTAAAGATTTTGAACTCATTATTATTGATGATGGATGTACTGACAAAACTTTAGATCTGATTGGGTCTATTAAAGATTCCCGAATCAAAGTTTTTTCTGCTCAAAATGGAGGTTTACCCGTCGCTAGAAATCGAGGTATTCGGAATGCAGTTGGGGATTATATTTCCTTTATTGATGCTGATGATTTATGGACTCCGAATAAGTTAGAAAAACAATTAAAGACTTTAGAAGAAAATCCTAGTTCTGGAGTTGCCTATAGCTGGACTACTTTTATCGATAAAAATAGCCAAATACTTTATCCTGGAGATAAATATTTGTTTGAAGGTAATGTTTATCCAAAATTATTAACTAAAAATATAATTGGCAGTGGCTCAAACATTTTGGTTAAAAGAAAATATCTTGAATTAGTCGGAGAATTCGATCCTTCCCTTAAATCTTGTGAAGATTGGGAGTATAATATTAGGTTAGCCAAACACTGCTGTTTTAAAGTCGTCCCTGAGTATCAAATTCTTTATCGTAAATATTCTCAATCTATGTCCTACAAAGTTGATACTATGGAAAAAGCACATTTAATTGTTATTAATAGAAGTTTTGAAAATGCTCCAAAGGAATTACAACATCTAAAGAAAAAAGCATTGGCTAATGCTTATAAATTTTTTGCTAAGTTACATTTAGAAAATGCTTTAGATCAAAATAAAGCTGAAAAAGCTATTGATAAATTTAAACAAGCGATTGATTTTAATTGGAGTATTTTACTAGAAAGAGAAACTCAAAATTTGTTGACAAAAATATTTTTACTACGATTTTTTGCTTATCAAGTTAGTAGTGTATAGCTTCTAAAGATTGGATAACTGAATAGTAGGGTGGGCATTGCCCACCTTTTTAATTATAGTAGGTGGCAGGAGGATAAAAGTTTATACCAATTCTGAAAAATAAAACTATGGTTTTTGATGCGTCGGGGACGCATCCTACAATTTAATCGAGAAGATTGTGTAGCTCAAACGGAAGGGGGCTTTATAACTCTCTTCAAGTGTTAGCCTTTTTTGAATTTAATGATAATGATCTAGTTGGTATTTTTTCATTTCCCTTAAAAAGAATTCCCAAAAATAAAAACCCAGGCCACAGTAAATAAGTATAAGTAGGAATAGGCTCACCAAAAGAAAAAAACGTAAGAGTTATCAGAATACCTAATCCTGCTTTAGCATAGTCCGAA belongs to Gloeothece citriformis PCC 7424 and includes:
- a CDS encoding alkaline phosphatase family protein — encoded protein: MKKRVLAIGLDAADPLLIEKWISQGHLKCLGRLREQGTYCRLKSFESYRAETPWTTFLTGCAPQKTGYWEPVKLKEGSYEVEEIGAYNFAEYAPFYSLNNDYRVAVFDLPHSRLSNGVNGLQVLAWGAHAPLTSSQSQPSNLLSELIAKHGEHPTLNKDHASCLDLAALRRLEKDLEIGIARRSAICQDLLKREDWDLFLTAFGETHSAQHYFWHLSQPNHPLYQIMKVNSADDLLLKTFKAVDRAIEEIISQVSDDTDIVVFATHGMDINVMDLPSMVFLPEFLYRVNFPTKVGLAGGSIKKPPGKPITQGRVKRGPIGTLWSLKHDSHPLKRFLRRNLPTKVFNALMPFSSQSPDLISPFKLQAESNPLFYQPAVWYQPFWSQMKAFALPSFSEGYIRINLQGREPQGIVSPSEYDEFCEQLSQQLLKLIDRRTGQPMVKDIIRTRGSALDNHSKLPDADLVVIWQENSVADVVDSPDYGRIGPVPYFRTGSHRSRGFFLAKGATIPPNSTLPDGHTLDLAPTILNLMGATIPDYLDGKSLIKINTPSLQY
- a CDS encoding GumC family protein, which translates into the protein MTESLRIPHSSSRKKFNWGSWKNYLLLTVIFNTALWSLSLTYKRVAEPVYASDWSVTLPGLGSTTAVQLPNIGQTSTQIQSPFNNYFEPRETYKYIALSRPVLLAAANQVGLSLKEFGKPDIKIVDNTTLISFNVEGTSPEEAQNKAIALYQAFEKRLQELRLQEAGLQNSQLESELDSARRKLQDAQQKLSRYKARSGFSSFEQITQLSTNIEQLRRERAVILAQKQQSETNFNELSTTLSFSTQQATEAFTLQSDPSFQELLTDYGESNTALVNLNSRYTPNHPAVIDEQARLDFIQNALLSRAQSLLKKSVSLSYIEGLSVNNSQPRQQLTQELISTKVEKQGLASRAQEIERQTVALEQKLKELAKHQLVVEDLQRDVKIAEAVFSSTITKLDLGKTQNFGSYPPTQMISEPSLSSNPAWPNPTLILIGTIGGSFLITSGLFLLGLRDHLSRSNSQKINQSLA
- a CDS encoding glycoside hydrolase family 5 protein, translated to MMKFIIFRNPQQWILALLFLLTILASKSLSAPPDQPINPWTLRNMMGRGVNMKAALGGKHNWWIKYNPKHGEAIQKAGFNSVRVWFFWAGLNSGSPDYTLSPAALEDMENIINDLLNRNLVVVLVPMELGNYGEKNLTTNPSAHKAKYLSIWKQLADRFRNHSHRLVFDLFNEPHGELGKKELNDWHESVVPIIRKTNPTRVLIFNGDDWGTASTLKNIIIPPEAGQYVMGDFHYYWPMGFTHHGNQAWTGTVEQKNRVRVEFNKAVAWSKKYDIPVVCTEWGSNNIRSLSEREAYHLFIRDELLVRGFSYQQYAFSDGQFKMYDGFKHQWVYPTLRDIAVAGDASWEVSASKPDHRPKWKQYLANLRFDFLFKYLFF
- a CDS encoding glycosyltransferase family 2 protein, whose product is MPKISVIVPTYNAESTILETVNSVLNQTFKDFELIIIDDGCTDKTLDLIGSIKDSRIKVFSAQNGGLPVARNRGIRNAVGDYISFIDADDLWTPNKLEKQLKTLEENPSSGVAYSWTTFIDKNSQILYPGDKYLFEGNVYPKLLTKNIIGSGSNILVKRKYLELVGEFDPSLKSCEDWEYNIRLAKHCCFKVVPEYQILYRKYSQSMSYKVDTMEKAHLIVINRSFENAPKELQHLKKKALANAYKFFAKLHLENALDQNKAEKAIDKFKQAIDFNWSILLERETQNLLTKIFLLRFFAYQVSSV